The following are encoded in a window of Gossypium raimondii isolate GPD5lz chromosome 13, ASM2569854v1, whole genome shotgun sequence genomic DNA:
- the LOC105784146 gene encoding putative cyclin-D6-1: MQCATKLMEFNLENPLTNFNTIPSLFLLESDHMPTLKATDIDVCFRQEAICLISQFSCKFHPFISYLAVNYLDRFLSSQPIPQNKTWVLRLIAISCVSLAAKMNRTDFSLAEFQGDGGFMFDARTIERMEYLILGALKWRMRSITPFSFISFFIPFLKLKDPALRQALKARAVEIIFKAQTVTKLLEFKPSIIAASALLFASHELFPLQFPCYHKAISSCLYVHKENLLKCYKWMQKIGKEREEGSMMDMASSWNTAVNVLDQQFSCSESGNGSAITTAALSVRREREMKRRKMNGYPNNETAHLSQVQHC; the protein is encoded by the exons ATGCAGTGCGCCACTAAGCTAATGGAGTTCAATCTTGAAAACCCATTAACCAACTTTAACACTATACCTTCCCTCTTCTTGCTTGAATCCGATCATATGCCCACACTCAAAGCTACAGATATAGATGTTTGTTTCAGACAAGAAGCTATTTGTTTAATCTCACAG TTTTCTTGCAAATTCCACCCCTTTATATCGTATCTTGCTGTTAATTATCTCGACCGGTTCTTATCAAGCCAACCCATACCG CAAAATAAGACATGGGTTCTTCGACTTATTGCTATCTCTTGCGTCTCTTTGGCTGCCAAGATGAACAGAACAGACTTCTCTCTCGCCGAGTTTCAG GGCGATGGAGGTTTCATGTTTGATGCACGAACAATAGAGAGGATGGAATATTTAATATTGGGAGCACTAAAATGGCGGATGCGTTCAATTACTCCTTTCTCTTTCATCTCCTTTTTCATTCCATTTTTGAAGCTCAAAGACCCTGCATTAAGGCAAGCCCTCAAAGCCCGAGCTGTTGAAATCATCTTCAAAGCTCAAACTGTAACAAAGCTTTTAGAGTTCAAGCCATCGATAATTGCAGCGTCGGCACTTCTCTTTGCCTCCCATGAACTGTTCCCATTGCAATTCCCCTGCTATCACAAAGCAATTTCCAGCTGTTTATATGTACATAAG GAAAACCTGTTAAAATGCTACAAATGGATGCAAAAGATAGGGAAGGAGAGAGAAGAAGGGTCAATGATGGACATGGCTTCCAGCTGGAACACGGCAGTCAATGTGCTTGACCAGCAATTTTCATGTTCAGAAAGTGGAAATGGAAGCGCCATTACTACTGCAGCTCTGAGTGTGAGAAGGGAGAGAGAGATgaagagaaggaaaatgaaTGGTTACCCCAACAATGAAACGGCCCACCTGTCTCAGGTCCAGCACTGTTGA
- the LOC128036117 gene encoding uncharacterized protein LOC128036117: MGFVLGQHDDSGKREKETYYLSKKFTEYEAKYPSIEKFCCALIWTVRRLKQYMLYHTTWLISKLDPIKYMMESPALSGRMARLQILLTEYDIVYVSQKSIKGSAIADFLASQTLEEYEPLRFYFPDEEGNSSKEKSWKMSFDGVSNALGHGIGAVLVSAEGDHHPLIAKLNFFCTNNIAEDEACITGFRAVIMRKIKILEVHGDSTLVIYRIRRDWEVRDPKLVKYHDLVVKLVKEFKKVTFNYFPRKKNQLVDVLATLASMFKTNRETEIMPIQMSIYENPAHCFSIEKESDGRPWFHDILEYIKNQWYPEQANENDKRTIRRLATGFVLEGDILYKRGKDQVLLRCVDAIEARKILEKVHEGICGTNASGFTMAR, translated from the coding sequence ATGGGTTTCGTACTGGGACAACATGATGACTCAGGGAAAAGGGAAAAGGAAACTTACTACCTCAGCAAGAAGTTCACAGAGTATGAGGCAAAGTACCcttcaattgaaaaattttgttgtgCATTGATTTGGACGGTTCGAAGGCTTaaacaatacatgttgtatcatacgacatggttaatttcaaaactaGACCCAATAAAATACATGATGGAGTCACCTGCACTCTCAGGAAGAATGGCACGATTGCAGATCCTACTGACTGAGTATGACATCGTATATGTGAGCCAAAAGTCAATAAAGGGAAGCGCAATAGCTGACTTTTTGGCAAGTCAAACATTGGAAGAATACGAGCCTTTGAGATTCTATTTCCCAGATGAAGAGGGTAATTCATCAAAAGAGAAATCATGGAAGATGAGCTTTGACGGTGTATCGAATGCATTGGGCCATGGGATCGGAGCAGTCTTAGTGTCAGCTGAAGGGGACCATCACCCGCTCATTGCCAAATTGAATTTCTTCTGTACCAATAATATAGCAGAGGATGAAGCTTGTATCACGGGATTCCGTGCAGTTATCAtgaggaaaatcaaaattttagaggtACACGGGGACTCAACATTAGTCATTTATCGAATTCGTAGAGATTGGGAGGTGAGAGATCCGAAATTAGTCAAGTATCACGATCTCGTTGTGAAATTGGTCAAAGAATTCAAAAAAGTGACTTTTAACTACTTTCCACGAAAAAAGAACCAATTGGTTGATGTCTTGGCCACCCTGGCTTCAATGTTCAAAACGAATagagaaactgaaataatgcCTATCCAAATGAGCATATATGAGAACCCCGCACACTGTTTTAGCATTGAAAAGGAGTCAGATGGACGACCATGGTTTCATGATATCTTAGAGTACATCAAGAATCAATGGTACCCCGAGCAAGCAAACGaaaatgacaaaagaacaatcAGGAGATTGGCGACTGGATTTGTTCTTGAAGGTGATATTCTatacaaaagaggaaaagatcaaGTTCTCCTAAGATGCGTGGACGCTATTGAAGCGAGAAAGATACTTGAAAAGgttcatgaaggaatttgtggaacGAATGCTAGTGGTTTCACTATGGCCAGGTAG